TGAAATATTTTAACATTTTTTCTGTTATATCATAATCTGAAATAACCCCTTGTCGTAAAGGGCGAATAGCAACAATATTACCAGGGGTACGACCTAACATTCTTCTTGCTTCTTCTCCCACCGCAAGGATCTGATGTGTATTGTTATCAATCGCTACAACTGAGGGTTCTTCTAATACGATGCCCTGCCCTTTTATATAAACAAGAACACTGGCAGTCCCTAAATCAATTCCAATATCTGTTCCAAACATCTTCATTCTCCTTTGTAATTTCTTTAAATGTTATCGTCATTTATTAGTAAAAATATTATACCTTTTATGCCATTTTATTTATTTAATTATATCTAATTTGTGTAAAATATTCAAAGGTATTTACCATGAAATTTTGTAAAATAATAACTAGGGAAAAATCTTCCCTAGTTATCTTATCTTCTCTTCTTACTTTTTTTAGTTAAATTCATATACTTTTCTTTGGTGGCCAAACCGCCTCGAAGATGTCTTTCTGCTTTATTAAATTCCAAAACTTTCCTTGCCTGTATGGCCAGTTTCGGATTTATTTTTTCTAATCGTTCCGTAACATCTTTATGAACGGTACTTTTACTTATTCCGAATTTTTTGGCTGTTTCTCTTACGGTAGCATTATAACCAATGATAAAGTTTGCTACTTCTATGGCTCTTTCTTCAATATACCCTTTCAAAAGATGGCCCCCCTTAACACAACTCTTGTTTTATATATATGTTAAGGGGGGATGGTTTATGATTTGCTATTTAGTTATTTGTTTAAGAACTCTTTCGGATCAACCGGTACATCGTCTTTTGTTACTTGGAAATATACGTGATTGCCTAAAGCAACGGAATACTTTGTAGGCGCTCCTATTTCTCCTATAACTTGACCCTTTTCTATTACTTCATTTTGTTTTACGGAGATATTTTTCTGCAATTGACCGTAGATTGTTTTCCATCCGTCTCCATGATTAAGGATGACTGTAATTCCGGTTTCAGGGTCATTTTTGATCATTTCAACTTTTCCTTTGGCTGCTGCTTTAACGATACCTTCTTCTGTTGGAGCAATACAAATTGCAGGGTGAACTCTATACTGTTCCAGGGTTTTATCAAAAACTAATTTATCGACACTATAGTCCATGACGATTTCCCCGGATACAGGCCATACAAGAGAAGAAGTTTCGCTAAAAGAAAAGGTTTCTTCTACATCTTCACTGGTTTCCGTTTTATCGGTTTGATTTTCGTTTGCTTTTTCTGTAGAAGCCGGTGTAGTTTCCTGCACTTCTTTATTGGACGCTACCACAATATCTTCTGTCGTACTCGTATCTTCCTTTGCCGCTTCTTCTTTAGAAGAATTTTCTGCAACGGCACTTCCTGCTCCTTCAATATCTTCTTCCGTAATATTTAAGTCGTTCTGATAGGCATTAATCGTTCCCACATCTTCTAAGTCATAGTCTCCAAATTCTTCGTTTAAATCGATGGAATTTTGTTCGTTCACTTTGTCCAGAGTATTCATATTATTTCTGGTGATAAATGTAGTTGTCCCAATCACCGTTAGAATACATAATAACAAAATCGCATAATAACTTTTCTTATTTAGATACGTCCAAAATTTATATTTTTTCATCTTGTATCCACCTCCGTCTATAGTATAACCGGAGGTAAAATGGGCTATTCACTTTTCAAAATATTTTCCTCTATTTCATTAATTTCTTTAATCTGGACCCCCTGATAGTAATGGGTTAAAATTTCTCTATAGTTTTTCCCTTCCTTAGCCATGTAATTGGCTCCATATTGACTCATTCCAGCCCCGTGGCCATACCCCTTAGTAAAGAAAATAAGATTATCTCCTTCTTCTTCAATGGAGAAACAACTGGACCTTAGATTAAACAGCTTTCTTATTTCTTCTCCGCTTAAAACTTTATTGCCTATTTGAACCTTTTTAATATATCCTCCGCTGTTTCTTTCTATGATCTGAATTTGCTGCATTAAGTCCTGTATAACGATATCAGGGTACTTTTCCTTTAGCAACTGATATACTTCCTGTTTAGAAAGCTTCGTCTCAGATTCAAATGAAGGTGCTTCCTGATCGCCTATACTTTCTACGCTTTGAAGGTACGGTACATCCACTTCCCATACATCTTCTGCACTCTGGGTAATGCCTGCACTGGTAGAATGAAAAACCGCTTCAATAGGTTCTTCTTCATATGTCATAATCTCATTCCGGGTTTCTTCCACTGCTCTAGAGATTTTATCATAGTATGTATAAAAATTATCTCCCCAATTTTTTTTTAATTCCTCTTTAGATAAATATGCCTGCCCTTTAGAGGGATCGGTTGAAATATCTGCTCCTTTAAGGTCTTCCTTTCCTTTTTGATTAATCTTCTTAACCGCATAGGTTCTTGCCGCCACTGCCTGTGCCTTTAAAGCTTCTATTTCAAATAATGCAGGCATCTCCGCTGCCAATACACCTTTAATATACTCTTCAAATTCCAGATTCATAATCTTTCCGGACTGCACATCTAATACTTTAACCATCCTCGTATTTTTTTTGTTACTTTTTTCTACCTTCTTTTCTGCAAGTTCCTGCGGCTTGACTGCCGGGCTGTCTCCCAGAAACGATGTAATAAAAGCGGGCAATCCGATAATTGCTAAAAAAACCATTAAAAAAAGAGCTCCTACTTTTTTCAAGCTATCCCCCCTGTAATTTTGTGCCCATTTGTAAATCATGATATGTCTTGTACATTTATATGTAAGGGGAAGAAATTTCATTACCTCTAAAAATAAGAAAGCGTTTGCTTGCGAAACTCTTGCGCCGAGCACGATTGGCAAAGCCGACAAAATACAATATGCGCCAGTGTGCATTCTGCCGAAGGATTTTTCATTGCATAGGAAATCTTAAAGAATTTCCTATGCAATGAAAGAGCCTGCAAAACCATGGGTTTCGCAGGCCTATTTTACTTTCTCGATTTTTGCCCCAAGAGCTGCTAACTTTTTCTCCATTTCAGAATATCCTCTTTCTATATGATAAATATCGCTGATTTCTGTTGTTTCGTCTGCTACCAATGCACAAAGAATAAGGGCGGCACCGGCTCTTAGATCTGTTGCTTTAACCTGTGTTCCCGTAAGATTCTTTACTCCGTCTATAATCGCACTTCTGCTTTCTATCTTGATTTGGGCTCCCATTCTTTTTAATTCACCCACATGCATAAACCTATTTTCAAATACTGTTTCAATCACCATGCTTGTCCCTTCTGCTACGCTAAGCAGACTCATAAAAGGCGCTTGCATATCTGTTGGAAAACCGGGATAGGGCAAAGTCTTAATGTCTACGGCTTTTATTTCATTTCCTCCGTATACCCTTATGCCTTTTTCCGTTTCTGTCACATCCACATTGCATTCTTTTAACTTTGCAATAATGGGTTTTAGATGATCGCATACGACATTCTCGAGAAAAACTTCTCCTCTTGTAATGGCTCCTGCAATCATAAAGGTTCCTGCTTCAATTCTATCGGGGATCACACAATGGGTTGTACCTGTAAGCTTTTTAACACCGTTAATTTTAATGGAGTCCGTTCCTGCTCCTCTTATATCTGCTCCCATTTTGTTGAGGTAATTGGCAAGATCAACAATTTCAGGTTCCACTGCTGCATTTTCAATGATGGTAGTTCCTTCCGCAAATACGGCGGCCATCATAATGTTTTCTGTAGCTCCGACACTGGGGAAGTCTAGATAAATTTTAGTTCCTGTTAATTTATCTGCATAGGCCTCTACATATCCGTTTTGTTGTATGATCTCTGCGCCTAGTGCACTAAAACCTTTTAGATGAAGATCTACTGGTCTGCTTCCAATGGCACATCCTCCAGGAAGAGGAATTTTGGCTTTTCCAATCCGAGCAAGGAGCGGACCCATGATTAAAAATGAAGCTCTCATTTGGCTTACCAAATCATAAGGGGCTTCATATTCAGAAATATGATCCGTGGTAAGTTCGATTTCGCCCTTTGTTTTGCTCCATTTAACCGTTACGCCTAAATGCTGTAAGAGCTGCTGCATAATGACTACATCTTTAAGATTAGGAATATCGCCTATTTTACTTTTTCCATCTGCCAGTAGGGAAGCTGCCAGTATGGGAAGGACAGCATTTTTTGATCCACTGATTCTAACGCTGCCCCTTAAAGGAGGACTCTTATGAACAACTAATTTAGCCAATGCACTCTTTCCCTTCTAGTAATCTACTGTAATGACCGGCGTTGCAAGATAAAGATAGGTACTGCCTTCATATTCATTGTAATGAAATGCAAGATTAACATTAATCTTTTTGCCGTTGGAAACTAACCAATCATCAATCAATCTTGTGTACCCATAAACACTGTAAATTTCTTCTGTTTCATAGGTTTCCTCGATCTTTGCTCCTATGTCTTTCATGATGTTTTTTGC
The genomic region above belongs to Defluviitalea saccharophila and contains:
- a CDS encoding M23 family metallopeptidase — encoded protein: MKKYKFWTYLNKKSYYAILLLCILTVIGTTTFITRNNMNTLDKVNEQNSIDLNEEFGDYDLEDVGTINAYQNDLNITEEDIEGAGSAVAENSSKEEAAKEDTSTTEDIVVASNKEVQETTPASTEKANENQTDKTETSEDVEETFSFSETSSLVWPVSGEIVMDYSVDKLVFDKTLEQYRVHPAICIAPTEEGIVKAAAKGKVEMIKNDPETGITVILNHGDGWKTIYGQLQKNISVKQNEVIEKGQVIGEIGAPTKYSVALGNHVYFQVTKDDVPVDPKEFLNK
- the spoIID gene encoding stage II sporulation protein D is translated as MKKVGALFLMVFLAIIGLPAFITSFLGDSPAVKPQELAEKKVEKSNKKNTRMVKVLDVQSGKIMNLEFEEYIKGVLAAEMPALFEIEALKAQAVAARTYAVKKINQKGKEDLKGADISTDPSKGQAYLSKEELKKNWGDNFYTYYDKISRAVEETRNEIMTYEEEPIEAVFHSTSAGITQSAEDVWEVDVPYLQSVESIGDQEAPSFESETKLSKQEVYQLLKEKYPDIVIQDLMQQIQIIERNSGGYIKKVQIGNKVLSGEEIRKLFNLRSSCFSIEEEGDNLIFFTKGYGHGAGMSQYGANYMAKEGKNYREILTHYYQGVQIKEINEIEENILKSE
- the murA gene encoding UDP-N-acetylglucosamine 1-carboxyvinyltransferase codes for the protein MAKLVVHKSPPLRGSVRISGSKNAVLPILAASLLADGKSKIGDIPNLKDVVIMQQLLQHLGVTVKWSKTKGEIELTTDHISEYEAPYDLVSQMRASFLIMGPLLARIGKAKIPLPGGCAIGSRPVDLHLKGFSALGAEIIQQNGYVEAYADKLTGTKIYLDFPSVGATENIMMAAVFAEGTTIIENAAVEPEIVDLANYLNKMGADIRGAGTDSIKINGVKKLTGTTHCVIPDRIEAGTFMIAGAITRGEVFLENVVCDHLKPIIAKLKECNVDVTETEKGIRVYGGNEIKAVDIKTLPYPGFPTDMQAPFMSLLSVAEGTSMVIETVFENRFMHVGELKRMGAQIKIESRSAIIDGVKNLTGTQVKATDLRAGAALILCALVADETTEISDIYHIERGYSEMEKKLAALGAKIEKVK
- the spoIIID gene encoding sporulation transcriptional regulator SpoIIID; protein product: MKGYIEERAIEVANFIIGYNATVRETAKKFGISKSTVHKDVTERLEKINPKLAIQARKVLEFNKAERHLRGGLATKEKYMNLTKKSKKRR